AAGAAATTTGGCAGGTATTGGACTCATGATCTCTCAGAGCGCGCTCTCCACCATCGAGTACGCCAATGCCCGCGTGCGATCCCACCGTGCGCGTTTGTTCAAACAGGCGGATTACGATGACATGATGGGACAAGCGAGTCTTGAACAGCTGAGAGTGTATCTCGGATTCACAAAGTATGCGTCCGATATCGAGGAAAATTCGCTGACGCGAACGGGAGCCTCGGTAGTGGGATTCGCAGTCAACTCGTTTCTTCAAAATGAGTTCGAGTGGGTTTCGAAATTTTACACCACCGCCAAACGACGGCTTATCGATGCGATTGCCGGTGAGTGGGATTTTGCCGATCTCAAAACCGTGGTGCGCGGCATTTATTCGGGGACGAGTCCCGAGGAGATTATCGCATCGTTTTCAGGCGCGGGGATAGTGATTTCACGTGAAGCGCTCAGTATGCTGGCAAAGCAAAAAAGTCTGCAAGACGCTGTGGCGTTGGCCTCGACGCTTAACTTCCCCTATGCGAATGCACTGCGCTTAGGCGCCGAGCGATTTGCTATAACCGAGGCACTCGTTGAGTTCGAGGCGAGCCTCGATCAGGCATATTTCGCGTGGGCGCTCGGCTTGCTGGACCATCGGAGAGGGCGCAACAGCGTCGTCTACACATATATCCGCGAAAAAATCGATATTCGCAATATCATGACGCTTGCACGCGTCATCGTTTCGAACGAAACATTCGGCACTCGAAACGAAGCCGCTCGCTATTTTCTCATCGGCGGCACCGCGGTGACCGATGCGAAAATGTTCGCCCGTCTCGCCGCATTGCCATCGCTTGAAGACCTTGCGCGGGCGCTCGGTACAATACCGTTGCGTAAAGTGATCAGAAGCGAAATCGCCGAGTATCTCATATCCGATTCGCTTTCCGAGCTCGACCGCGCGCTCAATCTTTACTCGCTGAGAAAGGTGGTCAAAATCGGTCATCGCGATTTAGCCGGCGTCGGCTTACCGATTGCTTACTTACTTGCGTTGGAAAATGAGACGATTGATATTCGCATCATCGCCTATGCGAAGGCATACGGTATTCCCGACTCCATGATTCGCGAGGAGATAGCTCTTGTATAAACTCGTTTGCATAACGGACGGTAAAACTGCCGACGGGTTCAAACTGGCGGGAATCGATGTCGAAATCGCAGAGTCGGTCGAGGAGGCGCACGCAGCCGTATCGACGATACTCGACGAGGACGAGGTCGGCATAATAGCTCTCGACCAACGTCTCGCCGATGCAGTCGACGAGCGTCTCAGCCGTAAACTTGAAACACTGTATCGTCCGGTGCTCGTCATGTTGCCTCTCGGTGACAGCTTGGATACGCAAGATCTCTTTCAGCAGCGCTTGAAACGACTAATCCGTCGAGCCGTCGGTTTCGACGTTACTTTGAGAAGGGAGTGAGCGAAGTGGGGGGTGAAAACACTGCAGCCACGGGCCTCATCGAACGCATCACCGGCCCGGTCGTCGGCGCGAAGCGGATGACCGGCGCACGCATGTACGATATCGTGCGAGTCGGCAATGTCGGTCTCATGGGAGAGGTCATCCGTCTTGACGGTGATCGAGCTACTATCCAAGTCTATGAGGAAACCGCCGGTCTGCGTGTGGGGGAGCCGGTGGAGTTGACGCGCGCGCCTCTCACCGTCGAGCTCGGACCCGGTCTCCTCACTTCGATTTTCGACGGGATCCAGCGTCCTCTCGAGCTGTTGGCTGACATTTCCGGCACTTTCATCGAGCGCGGAGCTCGCGTCCAAGCGCTCGACCATGCGAAGAAATGGAGTTTTACTCCGCTTGTCGCCATCGGCGATGAGATCTCGGGTGGTATGGTGCTCGGTTCGGTACCGGAGGGCGCCTTCGTACATAAAATAATGGTTCCTCCTCTGCAGAAAAAAAGCAAAATCACCTTCATCGCCCAAGTGGGCGAATACACGCTTGACGATAAAATCGTCGAACTCGAAGAGGGGATCGACCTCACGCTCTCGCATCGGTGGCCGGTGCGCAAATCCCGTCCGTTCGTCAAAAAACTCGATCCGTCGGTGCCGTTTGTCACCGGCATGCGCGTGCTCGACACGTTATTTCCCATCGCGTTGGGAGGCAACGCGATCATCCCGGGAGGATTCGGTACCGGTAAAACGGTTACGCAGCAGTCGCTTGCGAAGTGGGCCGACGTCGACATCATCGTCTATGTCGGGTGCGGGGAGCGCGGAAATGAAATGACTGAAGTGCTCACCGAGTTTCCGGCGCTCGAGGATCCTCGGACCGGACAACCGCTCATGCAGCGTACCGTTCTGGTAGCCAATACGTCGAACATGCCGGTGGCCGCCCGTGAAGCGTCCATCTATGTCGGTGTCACCATAGCCGAATACTATCGCGACATGGGTTATTCGGTCGCCATGATGGCCGACTCGACTTCGCGGTGGGGTGAAGCGTTGCGTGAGGTTTCCGGTCGGCTTGAAGAAATGCCGGGCGAGGAGGGCTACCCCGCATATTTGGCGACGCGACTCGCCGCATTTTACGAACGAAGCGGTCGTGTCGTACCGTTGAGCGCGAACGTATGCGAAATCACCCATGACAATACGGAGAAAGAGCCTGCTGAAAGAGTCGAACGCTGTGAGGGCTCGGTCACGATGGTGGGAGCGGTGTCTCCGGCCGGTGGTGACATGTCAGAGCCCATCACGCAAAATTCGTTGCGTGTCACGGGGGCTTTTTGGGCGCTCGATACCGATCTGGCCCACAAACGCCATTTTCCCGCAATCAGCTGGACGAAAAGCTACACGTTGTTTTTGGCGCAAGTCACCGGATGGTATGAGGAGCATGTCGCCACCGATTGGCAAGCGACGCGTGAGCGCGCCATGTCCATCCTCCAAAAAGAAGTCGAGCTTGAAGAGGTCGTCCAATTGGTCGGCCCCGATGCGCTTCCCGATTCCGAGAAAATATATTTGGAACTTTCGCGAATGATTCGAGAAGATTTTCTCCAGCAATTTGCTTTCGACGAGGTCGACGCCTATTGCCCCATCAAGAAGCAGCACACGATTTTGCGCCTGATCATGGTGTATGCGGACAATGCCGTCAAGGCGATGGAGCGCGGAGTCATGCTCTCGAGTATTTTGGTTTTACCGTTGCGTGCCGAAATCGCGGGGATGAAAACATTGCCCACCGAGGAATCGGAAGTCTATGCGGAAAAACTATTCGTTGAGATACGAACTTCGCTCGATGAGTTGGAGGTGGGTTGATAATGGGTAATGACAAGAGTGGGGCGAGTGTTACCGCCACTGAGCGGAGTCGCAAACCGGTTGTCCCCTCAGCTCTCTCGACCACCTACTATCGCACACTCGGCTCGGTGGCGGGTCCCTTGATAGTCGTCGAGGATGTGGCCGAAGTCGCCTATGACGAAACAGTCGAGATCAAGCTTTCGGATGGGACGTTTCGGCACGGGAAGGTACTTGAAGTCGATGGAATGCGCGCCGTCGTGCAGGTGTACGAGGGGACAAGCGGCATCGACATCGACATCGCTTCGGTGCGTTTTCTCGGCGAAGTCGCCAAGATGGAGGTCACTCCCGATTTGCTCGGGCGCGTGTTGAATGGAACCGGCAAGCCGATTGACGGAGGTGCGCCGATTTTAGGAGTCGCGCGGCGCGATATCAACGGTGCGCCGATCAATCCCTCTCAGCGTGAGCAGCCCGCAGATTTCATCGAGACGGGTATTTCGGCAATCGACGGTCTCAACACGCTGGTGCGCGGTCAAAAACTTCCGATATTCACCGCTTCCGGCTTGCCGGCAAACGAGCTCGCCGCGTTGATCGTCAAGCAAGCGCGCGTGCTCAGCGGCGAGGAATTCGCCATCGTCTTCGCCGCCATGGGCATTACCAACCGTGAGGCATCGTATTTCGTGAAAACCTTCGAGGAGTCGGGCGCTCTCGATCGCGTCGTGCTCTTCATGAACTTGGCGGATGATCCGACCGTGGAGCGGATTTTGACACCGCGCTGTGCTTTGACGGTCGCCGAGTACCTTGCCTTCGATTGCGACATGCAGGTGCTCGTGGTGCTTTCCGATATGACGAACTACTGCGAAGCCCTGCGCGAGATTTCGACCGCGCGCGAAGAGGTGCCCGGGCGTCGCGGTTATCCCGGCTATCTTTATACCGACCTTGCGAGTATCTATGAACGTGCGGGACGAATCAAAGGCTCGAAGGGGTCGATTACGCAGTTGCCGATTTTGACGATGCCGGATGATGATATCACGCACCCCATTCCCGATTTGACGGGATACATTACCGAGGGGCAAATCGTTTTGAGCCGTGCGCTTCATCGTCGTGGCATTTTCCCGCCGATCGATGTGTTACCCTGCCTCTCCCGTTTGATGAACTCGGGTATCGGTGAAGGGAAAACCCGTAAAGATCACAGCGCTCTGGCCAATCAGCTGTATGCCGCTTACGCCCGCGGCATCGAACTGCGGCGTTTGGTCGCCATCGTCGGTGAAGAAGCGCTCGCCTCCGCCGATTTGAGCTACTTGAAATTCGCCGATGAATTCGAAAAGCGTTATGTGGGGCAAGGCGCCACCGGGCGAACCATTGAAGAAACGTTCGCCCTTTCGTGGGAATTGCTGACGTTGCTTCCCGTCGAGGAGCTCACACGGGTGAAAAAATTCATGGCCGAATACTATCCCGAAAAGCTCGAACAGACCGAGTAGAGGAGGCGCGCGATGGAAGAGATTCGCCCGACGCATGCGCAACTCCTTTTGCTGCGTGACCGAATCAACGTGGCCACAGGGGGTATGGCGCTTTTGAAAAGCAAGCGCGACGCGTTGCTGCTTGAATTTATGGATGTCGTCGATGTCACACTTCATCTTTCCGACGAGCTCGCCGAAGTTCTCAAAAAGGCGCAATACGTCTTCGAGATAGCTCGCGCCATCGACGGCGAGGCGGCCGTACACTCGGCGGCTTTGGCTTCAAGCGGTGAGGTGCTCGTCGATATCAGCGGTTATAAAGTCATGGGCGTCGCCGTCCCGATTATCAACCAAGCTCCGCGTCCTCCTCGTACGCCGTTCACGCGCGGCTATTCGCCGACGAATGTTTCGGTTCGTATCGACGAGGCGGCCCTCGGCTTTGAAAAGGCGGTTTCGGCAATCATGAAGTATGCCGAGGCTGAGACGAAACTGCATCGGCTCGGTGCCGAAATCAGCAAGACGAACCGACGCGTCAACGCACTCGAGCAAATACGAATCCCCGAGCTCAAAGCTCAGGCGCGGTTCATCGAACAATCGCTCGATGAGCGTCAGCGCGAAGAGCTCTTCCGGCTCAAAAAAGTCAAAAAGAAAATCGATCGTAATGCAGCGGCGAAAAGAGCCGAGCGGCAATCGTAGAATTGCGTACGGCTCTTCGCGCTTACCTTTGGTCGCAGACTTGCGGTATACTGGAACGCATGCCTATTAAAAAAGTAAATACTGAGGTACTCGCTCTGCTTCGTTGTCCGATATGTCAGTCGGAGCTTC
The sequence above is a segment of the Coriobacteriia bacterium genome. Coding sequences within it:
- a CDS encoding V-type ATPase subunit, yielding MISQSALSTIEYANARVRSHRARLFKQADYDDMMGQASLEQLRVYLGFTKYASDIEENSLTRTGASVVGFAVNSFLQNEFEWVSKFYTTAKRRLIDAIAGEWDFADLKTVVRGIYSGTSPEEIIASFSGAGIVISREALSMLAKQKSLQDAVALASTLNFPYANALRLGAERFAITEALVEFEASLDQAYFAWALGLLDHRRGRNSVVYTYIREKIDIRNIMTLARVIVSNETFGTRNEAARYFLIGGTAVTDAKMFARLAALPSLEDLARALGTIPLRKVIRSEIAEYLISDSLSELDRALNLYSLRKVVKIGHRDLAGVGLPIAYLLALENETIDIRIIAYAKAYGIPDSMIREEIALV
- a CDS encoding V-type ATP synthase subunit F, with the translated sequence MYKLVCITDGKTADGFKLAGIDVEIAESVEEAHAAVSTILDEDEVGIIALDQRLADAVDERLSRKLETLYRPVLVMLPLGDSLDTQDLFQQRLKRLIRRAVGFDVTLRRE
- a CDS encoding V-type ATP synthase subunit A — encoded protein: MGGENTAATGLIERITGPVVGAKRMTGARMYDIVRVGNVGLMGEVIRLDGDRATIQVYEETAGLRVGEPVELTRAPLTVELGPGLLTSIFDGIQRPLELLADISGTFIERGARVQALDHAKKWSFTPLVAIGDEISGGMVLGSVPEGAFVHKIMVPPLQKKSKITFIAQVGEYTLDDKIVELEEGIDLTLSHRWPVRKSRPFVKKLDPSVPFVTGMRVLDTLFPIALGGNAIIPGGFGTGKTVTQQSLAKWADVDIIVYVGCGERGNEMTEVLTEFPALEDPRTGQPLMQRTVLVANTSNMPVAAREASIYVGVTIAEYYRDMGYSVAMMADSTSRWGEALREVSGRLEEMPGEEGYPAYLATRLAAFYERSGRVVPLSANVCEITHDNTEKEPAERVERCEGSVTMVGAVSPAGGDMSEPITQNSLRVTGAFWALDTDLAHKRHFPAISWTKSYTLFLAQVTGWYEEHVATDWQATRERAMSILQKEVELEEVVQLVGPDALPDSEKIYLELSRMIREDFLQQFAFDEVDAYCPIKKQHTILRLIMVYADNAVKAMERGVMLSSILVLPLRAEIAGMKTLPTEESEVYAEKLFVEIRTSLDELEVG
- a CDS encoding V-type ATP synthase subunit B — its product is MGNDKSGASVTATERSRKPVVPSALSTTYYRTLGSVAGPLIVVEDVAEVAYDETVEIKLSDGTFRHGKVLEVDGMRAVVQVYEGTSGIDIDIASVRFLGEVAKMEVTPDLLGRVLNGTGKPIDGGAPILGVARRDINGAPINPSQREQPADFIETGISAIDGLNTLVRGQKLPIFTASGLPANELAALIVKQARVLSGEEFAIVFAAMGITNREASYFVKTFEESGALDRVVLFMNLADDPTVERILTPRCALTVAEYLAFDCDMQVLVVLSDMTNYCEALREISTAREEVPGRRGYPGYLYTDLASIYERAGRIKGSKGSITQLPILTMPDDDITHPIPDLTGYITEGQIVLSRALHRRGIFPPIDVLPCLSRLMNSGIGEGKTRKDHSALANQLYAAYARGIELRRLVAIVGEEALASADLSYLKFADEFEKRYVGQGATGRTIEETFALSWELLTLLPVEELTRVKKFMAEYYPEKLEQTE
- a CDS encoding V-type ATP synthase subunit D, translated to MEEIRPTHAQLLLLRDRINVATGGMALLKSKRDALLLEFMDVVDVTLHLSDELAEVLKKAQYVFEIARAIDGEAAVHSAALASSGEVLVDISGYKVMGVAVPIINQAPRPPRTPFTRGYSPTNVSVRIDEAALGFEKAVSAIMKYAEAETKLHRLGAEISKTNRRVNALEQIRIPELKAQARFIEQSLDERQREELFRLKKVKKKIDRNAAAKRAERQS